One window of Candidatus Woesearchaeota archaeon genomic DNA carries:
- a CDS encoding glycosyltransferase family 2 protein codes for MKLSVTIPVYNEAQILEECIGKLNAFLKAKKYDYEIIIADNASTDETKKTAEKLCKKYKKARYIKLKEKGRGRALKKAWNSSNADILCYMDSDLATDLNNLPELYSAIKSGYDIAIGSRLIKGAKVKRTFFREILSRGYNLLLRTILKAHFRDAQCGFKAVSKRTLRDIIPKVKDNEWFFDTEMLVLAEKKGFRIKEIPVSWNEEGRVKKKEGKKERKSKVKIFGTILNYLKSIERMRRIN; via the coding sequence ATGAAACTTTCAGTAACAATACCCGTTTACAACGAGGCGCAAATTCTTGAAGAATGCATAGGAAAATTAAACGCATTCCTTAAAGCAAAAAAATATGATTATGAAATAATAATAGCAGACAATGCATCAACAGATGAAACAAAGAAAACAGCAGAGAAGCTCTGCAAGAAATACAAGAAAGCAAGATATATCAAACTGAAGGAAAAGGGGCGGGGGAGAGCCCTTAAAAAAGCGTGGAATTCAAGCAATGCCGATATTTTGTGCTATATGGATTCAGACCTTGCAACAGACCTCAATAACCTGCCTGAGCTTTATTCTGCAATAAAAAGCGGATATGACATAGCAATAGGCTCAAGACTAATCAAAGGCGCAAAAGTCAAAAGGACATTTTTCAGGGAAATCCTGTCAAGGGGATATAACCTCCTCCTAAGAACAATCCTCAAGGCGCATTTCAGGGATGCCCAATGCGGATTCAAGGCAGTAAGCAAAAGAACTCTCAGAGACATAATCCCGAAAGTAAAAGACAATGAGTGGTTTTTTGACACAGAAATGCTTGTCCTTGCAGAAAAAAAAGGATTCAGGATAAAAGAAATCCCGGTTTCCTGGAATGAAGAGGGGAGGGTAAAAAAGAAAGAGGGAAAAAAAGAGAGGAAGAGCAAGGTTAAAATATTCGGGACAATTCTAAATTATCTCAAATCAATAGAAAGGATGCGCAGGATAAATTAA
- a CDS encoding TIGR00269 family protein, translated as MKCSKCRKRACLNGLCRKHFIEYFERKVIETIRKYKLLSKKDRIAVAFSGGKDSTVALYAVNKFFPNVTAVSIDEGISEGSYKRETGENSIDFCKKHRIKLKTYSFKEEFGLTLDEILKIVHEKPCSICGVLRRWLLNKKLSSFDRAATGHNSDDEAEAIFMNMTKANISTNARLGPITGVRSDKKFTIRVKPLYLCSEREIVEYANIMHFPVLKKRCPYRKEAFRLSIRKSIERIERKRKGAKEEFLKSHLKSLSKLREYFSEGDIMHCRECGQPSTKELCRACIILEKIRNAK; from the coding sequence ATGAAATGCAGCAAATGCAGAAAAAGGGCGTGCCTTAACGGGCTTTGCAGAAAGCATTTCATTGAATACTTTGAAAGAAAAGTCATTGAAACAATAAGAAAGTATAAACTCCTTTCAAAAAAAGACAGGATTGCAGTCGCATTTTCAGGCGGAAAGGACTCAACAGTTGCACTCTATGCGGTAAATAAATTCTTCCCGAATGTAACTGCAGTAAGCATAGATGAGGGGATATCAGAGGGAAGCTACAAAAGAGAAACAGGGGAAAATTCCATTGATTTCTGCAAAAAGCACAGAATAAAACTAAAGACATACTCATTCAAGGAGGAATTCGGGCTTACCCTTGATGAGATTCTTAAAATAGTCCATGAAAAGCCATGCTCAATCTGCGGAGTTCTGAGAAGGTGGCTTCTTAACAAAAAACTTTCATCCTTTGACAGGGCAGCAACAGGGCACAATTCAGATGACGAGGCAGAAGCCATATTCATGAACATGACAAAGGCAAACATCTCTACAAATGCAAGGCTCGGACCAATTACAGGAGTAAGAAGCGATAAGAAATTTACAATAAGGGTAAAGCCGCTCTATCTATGCAGCGAAAGGGAAATAGTGGAATATGCAAACATCATGCACTTTCCTGTGCTGAAGAAAAGGTGCCCTTACAGGAAAGAGGCATTCAGGCTTTCAATCAGAAAGTCAATAGAAAGGATTGAGAGAAAAAGAAAAGGCGCAAAAGAGGAATTCCTGAAAAGTCACTTAAAATCACTCTCAAAATTGAGAGAGTATTTTTCAGAAGGCGATATAATGCACTGCAGGGAATGCGGACAGCCGAGCACAAAGGAGCTTTGCAGGGCATGCATAATTCTTGAAAAGATAAGAAATGCAAAATAA
- the thiI gene encoding tRNA 4-thiouridine(8) synthase ThiI, whose translation MENSGAKKEENSKMNRIIVRYNEIFLKGQNRSFFEKALARNIKLCLKKHNLHYERLSRYTGRIIVFSDEEVREKCACLKQVFGIASFSAAEEIPASGESDVQRMKEEALKLFQKNGISPDKTFRIIAKRMDKKFPVDSQKLNEELGGFVQEKTNAKVKLMQPELYVGIEILNKTAYLFTEKTPGPGGLPTGTEGKVLCLLSGGIDSPVAAWLMMRRGCKAVLLYIDNSPFADSSRLERAKKTAEKLSEYYYGDKLKLYVVTAGNALSEFKKINNRFTCIFCKRTMFRIASEIAKKESASAIVDGSSLAQVASQTVSNMSSINNASELMVLRPLIGLDKNDIIKMAEQIGTYQISIEKTTGCSAVPLHPATKSDEKEIEFLESKISVKKELEKSMATEKIIELN comes from the coding sequence ATGGAAAATTCAGGCGCCAAAAAGGAAGAGAACAGTAAAATGAACAGGATTATTGTAAGGTATAATGAGATATTCCTTAAAGGGCAGAACAGAAGCTTCTTTGAAAAGGCGCTTGCAAGAAACATCAAGCTCTGCCTGAAAAAGCACAATCTCCATTATGAGCGGCTTTCGAGATACACAGGAAGAATAATCGTTTTCTCAGACGAGGAGGTCAGGGAGAAATGCGCATGCCTGAAGCAGGTTTTTGGGATTGCATCATTCAGCGCAGCAGAAGAAATTCCTGCATCAGGCGAATCTGATGTTCAGAGGATGAAAGAAGAGGCGCTTAAGCTTTTCCAAAAGAACGGAATAAGCCCTGATAAAACATTTAGGATAATCGCAAAGAGGATGGACAAGAAATTCCCAGTTGACTCCCAGAAGCTGAATGAGGAGCTTGGGGGATTTGTCCAGGAAAAGACAAACGCAAAGGTAAAGCTAATGCAGCCTGAGCTTTATGTCGGAATTGAAATCCTGAATAAGACAGCATACCTGTTCACAGAGAAAACTCCGGGACCAGGGGGGCTTCCAACTGGAACAGAGGGAAAGGTGCTGTGCCTTTTATCAGGCGGAATAGACAGCCCAGTTGCAGCATGGCTCATGATGAGGCGCGGATGCAAGGCAGTTCTGCTTTACATAGACAACAGCCCGTTTGCAGACAGCAGCAGGCTTGAGCGCGCAAAAAAGACAGCAGAAAAGCTCTCAGAATACTATTACGGCGACAAGCTAAAGCTTTATGTTGTGACAGCAGGAAATGCACTATCTGAATTCAAGAAGATAAACAACAGGTTCACATGCATATTCTGCAAGAGGACAATGTTCAGGATAGCGTCAGAAATCGCAAAAAAGGAAAGCGCATCTGCAATAGTTGACGGCTCAAGCCTCGCGCAGGTTGCATCCCAGACAGTATCCAACATGAGCTCGATAAACAACGCATCGGAATTAATGGTGCTCCGCCCGTTAATAGGGCTTGACAAGAACGATATAATAAAAATGGCAGAGCAGATTGGGACATACCAGATATCCATTGAGAAGACAACTGGATGCAGCGCAGTTCCACTCCATCCTGCAACAAAGTCAGATGAAAAGGAGATTGAATTCCTTGAGTCAAAAATCAGCGTCAAAAAAGAGCTTGAGAAATCAATGGCAACAGAAAAAATAATTGAGCTGAACTGA
- the lgt gene encoding prolipoprotein diacylglyceryl transferase produces MFIHNINPVLARVGFLEIRYYGAILALSVFLGVALIVHLSRKKNSGIDENILLEALSYMVLAGLAGARIAHILMHDTLFYIQNPFEIIALWHGGLAAHGAFIGGALALFLYCRKKKISFYKIADIVVIPLALGLAFGRIANFINGELYGRITSVPWAVKFPGAEGFRHPSQLYESAKNFIVFLLLICLTKYNSKKRRFKDGFIFWCFILSYSVLRFIVEFFREPDISFLGLNLGQITSIILIIASIPFLISLSKSNPKKEKAKKGKRK; encoded by the coding sequence ATGTTTATACACAACATAAACCCGGTTTTAGCAAGAGTGGGATTTCTTGAGATTAGATATTACGGAGCAATACTTGCCCTTTCTGTTTTTTTAGGAGTTGCGCTTATTGTTCATCTTTCAAGGAAAAAAAATTCCGGAATTGACGAGAACATCCTTCTTGAGGCGCTCTCATACATGGTTTTAGCAGGGCTTGCCGGAGCAAGGATAGCACACATCTTAATGCACGATACGCTTTTTTACATTCAAAACCCGTTTGAGATTATTGCGCTCTGGCACGGCGGGCTTGCTGCTCACGGCGCCTTTATCGGAGGGGCTCTTGCGCTTTTCCTTTACTGCAGAAAAAAGAAAATATCATTCTACAAAATTGCAGACATTGTTGTAATCCCCCTCGCCCTGGGGCTTGCATTCGGAAGGATTGCAAACTTCATCAACGGCGAGCTATACGGGAGAATAACAAGCGTTCCCTGGGCAGTCAAGTTTCCGGGAGCAGAGGGATTTAGGCATCCATCCCAGCTGTATGAGTCAGCAAAGAACTTCATAGTGTTCCTTCTCCTAATCTGTCTCACAAAATACAACTCAAAAAAGAGGAGATTCAAGGACGGATTCATCTTCTGGTGCTTCATACTTTCATATTCTGTCCTTAGGTTTATTGTGGAATTCTTCAGGGAGCCGGACATTTCATTTTTGGGATTGAATCTCGGGCAGATAACAAGCATAATCCTCATTATTGCATCAATCCCGTTTTTAATCTCACTTTCAAAATCCAATCCAAAAAAAGAAAAAGCCAAAAAAGGAAAAAGGAAATGA
- the thpR gene encoding RNA 2',3'-cyclic phosphodiesterase: MRAFIALDFPPEINSYVKGVQEQLFGTSGLSIASSLHLTLKFLGEISEEKANEIKAALSNIALKRFSCIISSQGVFPGYNKPRVIWLGLKSDSLIELNRKIDDALIPLGFSRESFSPHVTLARVKFINDRDVLIARIRNLKVEEKSFQVSEFFLKKSVLSEKAPVYENLSRFSLQ, encoded by the coding sequence ATGAGAGCATTCATAGCGCTTGATTTCCCTCCTGAGATAAACTCTTATGTGAAAGGCGTCCAGGAGCAGCTTTTTGGAACTTCAGGGCTTTCCATAGCATCTTCCCTTCATCTCACCCTTAAATTTCTCGGGGAGATAAGCGAAGAAAAGGCAAATGAGATTAAGGCGGCTCTATCCAATATTGCTCTTAAGAGATTCTCCTGCATAATTTCCTCTCAGGGGGTTTTTCCCGGATACAATAAGCCGAGGGTGATTTGGCTTGGGCTGAAATCAGATTCCCTGATTGAGCTCAACAGGAAGATTGATGATGCGCTTATCCCTCTTGGATTTTCCAGGGAGAGTTTTTCTCCCCACGTAACCCTTGCAAGGGTAAAATTCATTAATGACCGAGATGTCCTCATAGCGAGAATAAGGAATCTGAAAGTTGAGGAGAAATCCTTTCAGGTGTCAGAATTCTTCCTGAAAAAGTCGGTATTGAGTGAAAAAGCCCCTGTTTATGAGAATCTTTCCAGGTTCAGCCTGCAATAA
- the rpsB gene encoding 30S ribosomal protein S2, giving the protein MAESFLVPTNDYLKSGIHIGTKFKTKYMENFIYKTRPDGLSVLNLQVIDQRIGLAINMLSQYAPEDIVIVSRRENGWKAVKLLSKITGIRIFTGRYPPGTLTNPQLKTYIETKIILVTDPWPDKNSVLDAFEMGVPVIALCDTNNQSNYIDLVVPCNNKGKKSLGLFFWIFTREYMKRRGMIKSDEEFKYTLDDFSDE; this is encoded by the coding sequence ATGGCAGAATCTTTTTTGGTTCCCACAAATGACTATCTCAAATCCGGAATTCACATCGGGACGAAGTTCAAGACAAAATACATGGAAAATTTCATCTACAAGACAAGGCCGGACGGGCTTTCAGTCCTGAACCTTCAGGTTATAGACCAGAGAATCGGGCTTGCAATAAACATGCTCTCTCAGTATGCACCTGAAGACATTGTGATTGTAAGCAGGAGAGAGAACGGCTGGAAGGCAGTAAAGCTCCTTTCCAAGATAACAGGAATAAGGATTTTCACAGGGAGATATCCCCCGGGAACACTGACAAATCCCCAGCTCAAGACTTACATTGAAACGAAGATAATCCTTGTTACAGACCCATGGCCCGACAAGAATTCAGTTCTTGACGCGTTTGAGATGGGCGTTCCTGTGATTGCATTGTGCGACACAAACAACCAGTCAAACTATATTGACCTTGTTGTTCCCTGCAATAACAAGGGAAAGAAGAGCCTCGGACTTTTCTTCTGGATTTTTACGCGCGAATACATGAAAAGGCGCGGAATGATAAAGAGCGACGAGGAATTCAAATACACCCTTGACGACTTCTCAGACGAGTAG